The sequence ACCGTTGGTTGCTGGCCGCCTACGGGCGGCCTTCTCTCTGCTCGGCTTTGCGTCTGGAGTATGCTATCTGGCGGCAATGGAGGGATCGAGATGGATACGATAGAGTGGAGTGATTTCGACAAGGTGCAGCTTAGGTGCGGCACCGTTGTCAGAGCTGAGGCGTTTCCCGAGGCGAGGCGTCCGGCGTTGAAAGTGTGGGTGGACTTCGGCCCCGAGATAGGAGTGCTCAAGTCCAGCGCACAGATTACCGAACACTATGCGGCTGACGCGCTGGTGGGACGCCAGGTGCTGGCCGTGGTCAATTTTCCGGAAAAGCAGGTGGGGCCGTTCATGTCCCAGTGCCTTGTCACCGGGCTTTACGATGAGGACGGAGCCGTGGTGCTGGTTGGGCCGGACCGCGCCGTGCCCGACGGAACCCGTCTTTGCTAGCTCTTCGTGACAGCGACGGAACCTGCCGCAAGCGTTTGTGAAATTCATGGGAAAAAAATTCAGAAAATGCTTGCCAAGCAGGAAGTGAAAATATAAACACAGTCTCCGCGTGCCGAAGTGGTGGAATTGGTAGACACGCTAGGTTCAGGGTCTAGTGGGAGCAATCCCGTGGAAGTTCGAGTCTTCTCTTCGGCACCAAAATTTCAAAAGGTTTGCGTCTAACTAGTCGCAAGCCTTTTTTATTTTTCAAATATCCACTCTTTTGCGCCGCCGTGCGCAACATGATTTGATCCTTTGATGCGAGCAAGGCGGAGATGCAAAAGCCTTGA is a genomic window of Desulfovibrio oxyclinae DSM 11498 containing:
- a CDS encoding tRNA-binding protein, with the translated sequence MDTIEWSDFDKVQLRCGTVVRAEAFPEARRPALKVWVDFGPEIGVLKSSAQITEHYAADALVGRQVLAVVNFPEKQVGPFMSQCLVTGLYDEDGAVVLVGPDRAVPDGTRLC